One part of the Populus alba chromosome 18, ASM523922v2, whole genome shotgun sequence genome encodes these proteins:
- the LOC118039550 gene encoding transcription factor bHLH35 — protein sequence MEIIDNHLEYQNYWETNRFWNEDLDYSWEMNQQFNVGYYDSSSPDGNTQTIASKNIVSERSRRQKLSDKLLALREAVPKISKLDKASVIKDAIKYIQDLQEQERRLQADIRELESRRLEKNHTYDIEDELPVLLRSKRTRHDQIYDHCLARSTCPIQVHELSVTSMGEKTLFVSLTCSKTADAMIRICEAFEPLKLKIITANITTLSGMVKKTVLIEVDEEEKEHLKTKIETAVLALTSTYNPMMSI from the exons ATGGAAATTATCGACAATCATTTGGAGTACCAAAACTACTGGGAGACTAACAGGTTTTGGAATGAAGACCTTGATTATAG TTGGGAAATGAATCAGCAATTTAATGTCGGGTACTATGATTCAAGCTCACCGGATGGAAATACTCAGACAATAGCAtccaaaaatattgtttcagaGAGGAGCAGGAGGCAGAAGCTTAGTGACAAGCTCTTGGCACTCAGAGAAGCTGTCCCCAAAATCAGCAAA CTGGATAAGGCTTCTGTAATCAAAGATGCTATTAAGTATATCCAAGATTTGCAAGAACAAGAGAGGAGACTCCAAGCTGATATAAGGGAACTTGAATCCAGGAGATTGGAGAAAAATCATACTTATGACATTGAGGATGAGCTGCCAGTCTTGTTAAGATCAAAGAGAACAAGACATGACCAAATTTATGATCACTGCCTGGCCAGAAGTACTTGTCCTATTCAAGTTCATGAA CTTAGTGTCACTTCTATGGGGGAGAAAACTCTGTTCGTGAGCTTGACATGTAGTAAAACAGCAGACGCGATGATTAGGATTTGTGAGGCTTTTGAACCTTTGAAGCTGAAAATTATCACAGCAAATATCACAACTCTCTCAGGGATGGTCAAGAAGACTGTCTTGATAGAG GTagatgaagaagagaaagagcatCTGAAGACAAAAATTGAAACGGCTGTGTTAGCTCTTACATCCACATATAATCCTATGATGAGCATCTAA